Proteins from a single region of Aerococcus viridans:
- the hpt gene encoding hypoxanthine phosphoribosyltransferase: MHKDVEEILVSAEEIAERIQVLGEELTADYQDKNPIVVAILKGSVLFMSDLIRAMDVKLQIDFMDISSYGGGVESSGQVKILKDLDADVSGRHVIIVEDIVDTGNTLSKIHDLFQHRNAASVKVVTLLNKPERRTAEVSVDYIGFEIPDKFVIGYGMDFDEEYRQLPYIGILKPSVYAHLFHN, encoded by the coding sequence ATGCATAAAGATGTAGAGGAAATTTTAGTTTCGGCTGAGGAAATTGCGGAACGTATTCAGGTGTTAGGGGAGGAGTTAACGGCGGATTATCAAGATAAGAACCCGATTGTGGTGGCTATTTTGAAAGGCTCTGTCTTATTCATGTCTGACTTGATTCGTGCAATGGATGTTAAATTACAAATTGACTTTATGGATATTTCTAGTTACGGCGGTGGCGTTGAGTCATCAGGTCAGGTGAAGATTTTGAAGGATTTAGATGCTGATGTATCTGGTCGTCACGTGATTATTGTTGAGGATATTGTGGATACGGGGAATACCTTGTCGAAAATCCATGATTTGTTCCAACACCGTAATGCTGCGAGTGTGAAGGTGGTTACTTTACTAAATAAACCTGAACGCCGTACTGCCGAAGTTTCAGTGGATTATATTGGTTTTGAAATCCCTGACAAATTTGTAATTGGTTACGGTATGGACTTTGATGAAGAGTACCGACAATTGCCTTATATCGGTATTTTGAAGCCTAGTGTTTACGCACATTTATTCCATAATTAG
- the tilS gene encoding tRNA lysidine(34) synthetase TilS: MGENLLKIVEDWLLATKDRLKSQLPANYRPIDGHIPFLLAVSGGVDSMVLLDLFHRLSHKSLVTFSVIHINHQLRPESTAEQDMVIKFCEDRDIPIQVVAWDHDDPQNPNRSELAAREFRYAVFERMMVLTKSPFLVTAHHQNDQAETVLMRLVHGGRLKSIAGIHPYRPIHLDQGLQTGYVLRPLLSVDKADLYDYATACQVPFSEDASNLDLAYTRNRFRQQYLPELEAEDGALVDHLGDFALAAQATSRFADAYMDQVLRDVLRKKDDTWQVDLAAIADYDLPEQVLLWQRLFDRTGVADLAAFTQDGFKRMVAFLQSENGQAEWRLPGGYRLVKVYDTAYILHGGRSVFLAGASAAGKRTEQVLSWQEWVVVGDGVKFGWFDDDQADVYLDQGAVLLAEVGADVSLTVRDRRPGDFIRLSNGHRQKLNRFLINEKVPSGIRDDIFVLADSQQQVWGLFFNGEVLYVNRSGAGAKVLVKF; the protein is encoded by the coding sequence ATGGGTGAAAATCTATTAAAGATAGTGGAAGACTGGCTATTAGCTACGAAAGACCGGTTGAAGTCGCAGCTACCGGCTAACTATAGGCCAATTGATGGGCATATCCCTTTTCTATTGGCTGTGTCTGGTGGCGTAGATTCTATGGTTTTGTTAGATTTGTTTCACCGCTTAAGTCATAAATCTTTAGTGACTTTTTCAGTGATCCATATCAACCACCAGCTCCGTCCTGAATCAACGGCTGAGCAAGATATGGTCATCAAATTTTGTGAGGACCGAGATATCCCTATCCAAGTAGTGGCTTGGGACCACGATGACCCGCAGAATCCAAACCGGTCGGAATTAGCGGCACGCGAATTCCGATATGCGGTCTTTGAGCGGATGATGGTCTTGACTAAGTCACCTTTCTTAGTGACAGCCCACCATCAAAATGACCAGGCGGAAACAGTCTTGATGCGGTTGGTTCATGGCGGCCGCTTGAAGAGTATTGCCGGCATTCATCCCTACCGGCCAATTCACTTGGACCAGGGCTTGCAGACGGGTTATGTGCTCCGCCCCTTGTTAAGTGTGGATAAGGCTGATTTATATGACTATGCAACGGCGTGTCAGGTCCCTTTTAGTGAGGACGCGTCTAATCTTGACCTGGCTTATACCAGAAACAGGTTTAGACAGCAGTATCTGCCGGAATTGGAGGCGGAAGATGGCGCCCTTGTTGACCATCTGGGCGACTTTGCCTTGGCTGCTCAAGCGACCAGCCGGTTTGCGGACGCTTATATGGATCAAGTTTTAAGAGATGTCTTGAGGAAAAAAGATGACACTTGGCAAGTTGATTTGGCGGCCATAGCGGACTATGACTTGCCTGAACAAGTTTTGTTGTGGCAGCGATTGTTTGACCGAACGGGGGTTGCCGACTTAGCCGCCTTTACGCAAGACGGCTTTAAGCGGATGGTGGCTTTCTTACAGAGCGAGAATGGGCAAGCTGAGTGGCGGTTGCCGGGAGGCTACCGCCTGGTTAAGGTGTATGATACGGCCTATATTCTGCACGGTGGCCGGTCTGTTTTCTTGGCGGGTGCTAGTGCCGCCGGTAAAAGGACTGAGCAAGTTTTAAGTTGGCAGGAGTGGGTGGTAGTAGGCGACGGGGTCAAGTTTGGTTGGTTTGACGATGACCAAGCGGATGTTTATTTGGACCAGGGGGCTGTCTTGTTGGCTGAGGTGGGTGCTGACGTTAGCTTGACGGTGCGTGATCGCCGTCCCGGAGATTTTATCCGCCTGTCAAATGGTCATCGACAAAAGCTGAATCGCTTTTTAATCAACGAAAAGGTCCCGTCTGGTATCCGGGATGATATTTTTGTGTTAGCGGATAGCCAGCAACAGGTGTGGGGCCTCTTTTTCAATGGAGAGGTCTTGTATGTAAATCGGAGTGGTGCGGGGGCTAAAGTATTGGTAAAATTTTAG